The following are encoded together in the Pedobacter steynii genome:
- a CDS encoding competence protein, whose amino-acid sequence MESNSPLLRYYPGETPWHRNWKKAFPPSFREVSFMDQTLGELHRADVHTPCGTTLEFQNSPICIDELRSRESFYPNLVWILNGKKFKGFKILKSLPDVDDVRLSAYEFCLSDHLSVIRKSDLLQAKPKILNFHHPEVKGIPFTSYYYSFCWKHPHRVWYEAKAPIIVDLGGHFLYQLKQRRQLSGDYAYLHMIPRKSFIEKYVI is encoded by the coding sequence ATGGAATCTAATTCTCCCTTATTGAGATATTATCCTGGAGAAACGCCCTGGCATCGCAATTGGAAGAAAGCGTTTCCTCCTTCTTTCAGAGAAGTTTCGTTTATGGATCAAACATTGGGTGAGCTGCATCGGGCTGATGTACATACGCCTTGCGGAACCACACTGGAGTTCCAGAATTCTCCGATTTGCATAGACGAACTGAGGAGCAGAGAATCATTTTATCCCAATTTGGTCTGGATCCTTAATGGAAAGAAATTCAAAGGATTTAAAATTCTGAAAAGCTTGCCAGATGTGGATGATGTTCGACTTTCAGCTTATGAATTTTGCCTTAGTGATCATCTTTCTGTGATCAGAAAGTCAGACCTGTTGCAGGCCAAACCAAAGATTTTAAATTTCCACCATCCGGAGGTTAAAGGAATACCTTTTACTTCCTATTATTATTCTTTTTGCTGGAAACACCCACATCGTGTCTGGTATGAGGCAAAAGCACCTATTATTGTGGATTTAGGAGGACATTTCCTGTATCAGTTAAAACAGCGGAGACAACTTTCCGGCGATTATGCTTATCTACATATGATTCCCAGGAAATCTTTTATTGAAAAGTATGTCATTTAG